The Euphorbia lathyris chromosome 3, ddEupLath1.1, whole genome shotgun sequence genome contains a region encoding:
- the LOC136221925 gene encoding kiwellin-1-like, whose protein sequence is MKKQLCSSIFLFLIILSTAESQTCKPSGKIRGIKPPPNQCNQEHESDCCVEGKLYTTYKCSPRVTGRTKATLTINSFAAGGDGGGPSECDNQYHPDNEPVVALSTGWFNNESRCLKYINIYGNGRSTKAKVVDECDSTMGCDKDHDYQPPCPNNIVDASEAVWKALGISDPDSVGELDIYWSDV, encoded by the coding sequence atgaagaagcaaCTTTGTTCAAGCATCTTTCTCTTTCTTATTATACTTTCAACTGCAGAATCTCAAACCTGCAAACCAAGCGGCAAGATAAGAGGGATAAAGCCTCCACCAAATCAATGCAACCAAGAACACGAATCTGACTGCTGTGTAGAGGGAAAACTCTACACTACTTACAAGTGTTCTCCAAGGGTGACTGGTCGCACAAAAGCAACTCTCACGATCAACAGTTTCGCAGCCGGTGGTGATGGCGGTGGTCCATCGGAATGCGATAACCAATACCATCCTGATAACGAGCCAGTGGTAGCACTTTCAACAGGATGGTTCAATAACGAGAGTAGATGCTtgaagtatataaatatatatggaaATGGAAGGAGTACTAAAGCAAAAGTAGTAGATGAATGTGATTCAACAATGGGGTGTGATAAGGATCATGATTATCAGCCACCTTGCCCTAACAACATCGTTGATGCCTCTGAAGCTGTCTGGAAAGCTTTAGGAATCTCCGACCCTGACAGTGTCGGAGAATTGGATATTTATTGGTCCGATGTTTGA
- the LOC136223632 gene encoding kiwellin-1-like, with translation MKKQVCSRIFVIFCLFVIIISSAESQTCKPSGKIRGKKPPPNQCNQEHESDCCVEGNLYTTYKCSPPVTGRTKATLTINSFAAGSDGGGPSECDNKYHPDNEPVVALSTGWFNNESRCSKYINIYGNGRSTKAKVVDECDSTMGCDKEHDYQPPCPNNIVDASEAVWKALGISDPDSVGELDIYWSNV, from the coding sequence ATGAAGAAACAAGTTTGTTCAAgaatctttgtaattttctgtctCTTCGTTATCATAATTTCAAGTGCAGAATCTCAAACCTGCAAACCAAGCGGCAAGATAAGAGGGAAAAAGCCTCCACCAAATCAATGCAACCAAGAACACGAGTCTGACTGCTGTGTAGAGGGAAATCTCTACACTACTTACAAGTGTTCGCCCCCGGTGACTGGTCGCACAAAAGCAACTCTTACAATCAACAGTTTCGCAGCCGGCAGTGATGGCGGTGGTCCATCGGAATGTGATAATAAATACCATCCCGATAACGAACCAGTAGTAGCACTTTCAACAGGATGGTTCAATAACGAGAGTAGATGTTcaaagtatataaatatatacggAAATGGAAGGAGTACTAAAGCAAAAGTAGTAGATGAATGTGATTCAACAATGGGGTGTGATAAGGAACATGATTATCAACCACCTTGTCCTAACAACATCGTTGATGCCTCTGAAGCTGTCTGGAAAGCTTTAGGAATCTCCGATCCTGACAGTGTCGGAGAATTGGATATTTATTGGTCCAATGTTTGA
- the LOC136221922 gene encoding kiwellin-1-like — MKQVCSSIILFLIIISTAESQTCKPSGKIRGIKPPPNQCNQEHESDCCVEGNLYTTYKCSPPVTGRTKATLTINSFATGGDGGGPSECDNKYHPDNEPVVALSTGWFNNESRCLKYINIYGNGRSTKAKVVDECDSTMGCDKDHDYQPPCPNNIVDASEAVWKALGISDPDSVGELDIYWSDV; from the coding sequence atgaagcaaGTTTGTTCAAGCATCATTCTCTTCCTTATCATAATTTCAACTGCAGAATCTCAAACCTGCAAACCAAGCGGCAAGATAAGAGGGATAAAGCCTCCACCAAATCAATGCAACCAAGAGCACGAATCTGATTGCTGTGTAGAGGGAAATCTCTACACTACTTACAAGTGTTCGCCACCGGTGACCGGCCGCACAAAAGCAACTCTCACGATCAACAGTTTCGCAACCGGTGGTGACGGCGGTGGTCCATCAGAATGTGATAATAAATACCATCCGGATAACGAGCCAGTGGTCGCACTTTCAACAGGATGGTTCAATAATGAGAGTCGATGCTtgaagtatataaatatatatggaaATGGAAGGAGTACTAAGGCGAAAGTAGTAGATGAATGTGATTCAACAATGGGATGTGATAAGGATCATGATTATCAACCACCTTGTCCTAACAATATCGTTGATGCCTCCGAAGCTGTTTGGAAAGCTTTAGGAATTTCCGATCCTGACAGTGTCGGGGAATTGGATATTTATTGGTCCGATGTTTGA